In one Candidatus Melainabacteria bacterium RIFOXYA2_FULL_32_9 genomic region, the following are encoded:
- a CDS encoding ribosomal RNA small subunit methyltransferase A, protein MDYFKRARQFRAKKRLGQNFLVDSKIIQRILNEANLSKDETVLEIGAGLGFVTEELAKIADRVIAIEIDTDAIKELSSLPYSNIEIVNQDILKADLSELVDKPVKIIANIPYYITSPILVHLLGEIDQYDYKNRKYISEIILMVQYEVAKRIVANEKSSSKEYGLLSILVNYWAETELICKVQANSFYPAPKVDSALLKLKVRQEPIINISNPKLFRRVIQAAFGQRRKNIKNALTNAGFDSNIVIAALLKSHIEPNRRGETLSIEEYKDLTESMASFLGI, encoded by the coding sequence TTGGATTATTTTAAAAGAGCCAGGCAATTCAGAGCAAAGAAAAGACTTGGACAGAATTTTTTGGTGGATAGCAAAATTATTCAGAGAATACTTAATGAAGCTAACTTATCTAAAGATGAAACTGTTTTAGAAATTGGTGCAGGACTTGGTTTTGTTACAGAAGAGCTGGCTAAAATAGCTGATAGAGTTATTGCCATTGAAATAGATACTGATGCGATTAAAGAATTGAGTTCTTTACCTTATTCAAATATAGAAATAGTGAATCAGGATATTCTGAAAGCCGATCTTTCAGAATTAGTTGATAAACCTGTTAAGATAATTGCTAACATACCATATTACATCACAAGTCCTATTTTGGTACACCTGCTTGGGGAGATAGATCAGTATGATTATAAGAATAGGAAGTATATCTCTGAAATTATTTTAATGGTGCAGTATGAGGTAGCTAAAAGAATAGTAGCCAATGAAAAGAGTTCATCAAAAGAATATGGCTTATTATCGATTTTAGTTAATTATTGGGCTGAAACTGAATTAATATGTAAAGTCCAGGCAAATAGCTTTTATCCTGCACCTAAGGTTGATTCAGCTTTGTTGAAATTAAAAGTAAGGCAAGAACCCATAATAAATATTAGTAATCCAAAGTTGTTTCGTAGGGTTATTCAGGCTGCTTTTGGGCAAAGAAGAAAAAACATTAAAAATGCTTTAACTAATGCTGGTTTTGATTCTAATATAGTTATTGCTGCACTCTTAAAATCCCATATTGAACCTAACCGAAGAGGTGAAACTTTATCTATTGAAGAATACAAGGATCTCACTGAGTCTATGGCCTCGTTTTTAGGGATATAA
- a CDS encoding flagellar biosynthetic protein FliP, protein MINSKKFFTGIIIAISLIFIGTITANAQVSLPSINISMGQANSPTEFSKGLQILIWLTVLTLAPSIIIMTTAFTRIVIVLSLVRQAMGTAQLPPSQVIVSLAMILTFFVMAPTINEINTTAFQPYMNNKITQQAALKIGIEPLRLFMFKQTEEKDLALFVRMAKIPNPKTRVDVPTYVLIPSFIISELKTAFKIGFMIFIPFLIIDIVVASILVSMGMLFLPPPMIAMPFKIILFVLIDGWHLVAQSLVEGFVR, encoded by the coding sequence ATGATAAATTCTAAGAAATTTTTTACTGGAATCATAATAGCGATTTCACTAATATTTATAGGTACAATTACAGCGAATGCACAGGTTAGCCTACCTTCAATTAACATCAGCATGGGTCAGGCAAACTCCCCTACTGAATTTAGCAAGGGATTACAAATACTCATCTGGCTAACAGTACTAACGTTAGCACCAAGCATTATTATTATGACAACAGCTTTTACCAGAATAGTTATAGTTTTATCTTTAGTAAGACAAGCTATGGGTACAGCACAATTACCTCCTTCGCAGGTAATTGTAAGTTTAGCAATGATATTAACCTTTTTTGTAATGGCACCTACAATTAATGAAATTAATACAACAGCATTCCAACCCTATATGAATAATAAGATCACACAACAAGCAGCACTAAAAATAGGGATTGAACCATTAAGGCTATTTATGTTCAAACAAACTGAGGAAAAAGACCTTGCTTTATTTGTCAGGATGGCTAAAATACCTAATCCCAAAACGAGAGTAGATGTTCCTACTTATGTTTTAATACCGTCATTTATTATTAGCGAATTAAAAACAGCATTCAAAATAGGTTTTATGATATTTATTCCATTCTTAATCATTGATATCGTAGTAGCAAGTATTCTGGTATCAATGGGTATGTTATTCTTGCCACCGCCAATGATTGCAATGCCTTTTAAAATAATACTATTTGTACTGATCGATGGCTGGCATCTAGTAGCACAATCCCTTGTTGAAGGATTTGTCAGATAA
- a CDS encoding flagellar biosynthesis protein FlhB, with protein MAGERTEKATDKRRGKTRKEGNIPKSQDLNQAVTLAAGTYIIFLFAPSIMTKFIASAINTFSHLDPNLISREGLIGYFTPHIYLLFDILTPIMLLMMICGIAINFAQVGPYFSLEPLKPKFDKLNPAGMVQGFKKFFNLKSIVELVKSFIKMIIVAGIAYSVINSYQQEMLALLGADVQLSLSLIGTVIFDMITQITIVLIFLGILDKKYQAYEFEKSIKMTKEEIKDERKDADGNPEVKAKIRSIQMQFAMQRMMSAVPTADVVVTNPTHYAVVLRYDTQIAPTPQVVAKGVDFVAFKIKEIAKHNNIPIIENKPLARTLYKIVPLDGLIPAELYVAVAEVLAFVYKTNKNKGKIR; from the coding sequence ATGGCAGGTGAACGTACAGAAAAGGCGACGGACAAGCGACGAGGCAAAACAAGGAAAGAAGGTAACATTCCTAAGAGCCAGGATCTCAACCAGGCTGTAACACTTGCTGCGGGTACATACATAATTTTTCTTTTTGCTCCATCTATTATGACCAAATTTATAGCATCAGCTATAAATACTTTTTCACATCTAGACCCTAATTTGATCAGCAGAGAAGGACTTATTGGCTATTTTACTCCTCATATATATTTGTTGTTTGATATTCTCACACCCATAATGCTGCTTATGATGATTTGCGGTATTGCCATTAATTTTGCACAAGTCGGACCTTATTTCTCATTGGAACCTCTTAAACCGAAATTTGATAAATTAAACCCAGCGGGTATGGTACAAGGATTTAAAAAATTTTTTAATTTAAAAAGCATAGTAGAACTTGTAAAGTCATTTATAAAAATGATAATAGTTGCAGGTATAGCATACTCAGTAATTAACTCATATCAACAGGAGATGTTAGCACTATTAGGCGCAGATGTTCAATTATCGTTATCACTTATAGGTACTGTTATATTTGACATGATTACTCAAATAACCATAGTATTAATATTTTTAGGAATCCTTGATAAAAAATATCAAGCGTACGAATTTGAAAAATCTATTAAAATGACCAAGGAAGAAATTAAAGATGAACGAAAAGATGCTGATGGAAACCCCGAGGTAAAAGCAAAAATTAGAAGCATTCAAATGCAATTTGCAATGCAGAGAATGATGAGTGCTGTTCCAACAGCTGATGTTGTAGTTACAAACCCAACTCATTATGCTGTTGTATTAAGATATGATACTCAAATCGCCCCAACACCTCAAGTCGTTGCAAAAGGAGTCGACTTTGTTGCTTTTAAAATTAAGGAAATCGCAAAACATAATAATATTCCTATAATAGAAAACAAACCACTTGCAAGAACCCTCTATAAAATTGTACCATTAGATGGATTGATCCCTGCAGAATTATACGTGGCTGTTGCTGAAGTGCTGGCATTCGTATACAAAACTAACAAAAATAAGGGTAAAATTAGGTAA
- a CDS encoding flagellar biosynthesis protein FlhA — MNKQKLLDLLQNNDILLAVGLVVVIGMMIIPLPAPILDVLLTLNISLSIIILLVCLYTTEPLKYSSFPTILLVTTLFRLGLNVSSTRLILLYGEAGEVISAFGEFVIGGNYVVGLVIFIILVIINFMVITNGAGRVAEVTARFTLDAMPGKQLSIDADLNSGLIDEQEAKKKRRKIEREADFYGTMDGASKFVKGDATASIIITVINIAGGFAIGMWQLGLDFQTAAATFTKLTVGDGLVSQLPALIISTATGLLVSRASGDEKSLSKDIEEQMFDDPKVLGIVSGLLLTLGIIPGLPTIPFFAIGSAIGALSYFKFNAAKQKGIEEQKAKEVETKAPGKQKKKASKESVMELLSIEPMEIEIGYRLVPLLDIEQGGDLLERISQIRRQTALDFGIILPSIRVRDNLQLAPNAYQIKLKGIPIEAGEVYADRYLAMNAGAGQSDPNLRGISAVEPAFGLPALWIEDKDKEYAESNGYTVVSPSAVVSTHLTEVIKKNAADILTRSDVQTLLDNVKKYSEALVDDLVKESNVSIAEIQTILQNLLKERISIRDLQSILETISAYSKVSKNLDFLTEQCRISLARSICKQNLSDAGELLAITLAPDVENTIAAGISADGQSLSLDPSFTRNLIDNLNSEIEKALTNTGNQPVILCSAPIRIAFRRLIERTFPQISVMSYNEVAPNTNAKSVGIVRVPSIPSSL; from the coding sequence ATGAATAAACAAAAGCTACTTGACCTACTTCAAAATAATGATATTCTATTAGCCGTCGGCTTAGTAGTCGTAATTGGCATGATGATTATTCCATTACCTGCGCCTATTCTCGATGTTTTGTTAACATTGAATATCTCTCTGTCAATAATAATCCTTCTTGTTTGCCTATACACAACAGAACCTCTTAAATATTCTTCATTTCCAACTATACTCTTGGTTACTACTCTATTTCGTCTCGGACTAAATGTAAGTTCAACAAGATTAATATTGCTATATGGTGAAGCAGGTGAGGTAATTTCTGCATTTGGAGAATTTGTAATAGGTGGAAATTACGTAGTAGGACTTGTAATATTTATAATTCTAGTAATAATCAATTTTATGGTTATTACAAACGGTGCTGGCAGGGTAGCAGAAGTAACAGCAAGATTCACATTAGATGCAATGCCCGGAAAACAGCTTAGTATTGATGCTGATTTAAACTCTGGGTTGATTGATGAACAGGAAGCTAAAAAGAAAAGAAGAAAAATCGAAAGAGAAGCCGATTTCTATGGAACCATGGACGGTGCCAGTAAATTCGTTAAGGGAGATGCTACAGCGTCAATAATTATCACCGTTATCAATATTGCAGGCGGTTTTGCAATAGGAATGTGGCAATTAGGCTTAGATTTCCAAACAGCTGCAGCAACATTCACCAAATTAACAGTTGGCGATGGCCTTGTTTCTCAATTGCCAGCTCTAATTATATCAACAGCTACAGGTTTACTGGTATCAAGAGCCAGCGGTGATGAAAAATCATTAAGTAAAGATATTGAAGAACAAATGTTCGATGATCCTAAAGTTCTTGGAATTGTTTCCGGCCTTTTACTCACATTAGGCATAATTCCAGGACTTCCAACAATTCCATTTTTTGCAATTGGTAGTGCAATTGGAGCTTTGAGTTATTTCAAGTTCAATGCAGCTAAACAGAAAGGAATTGAAGAACAAAAAGCAAAAGAAGTTGAAACTAAAGCTCCTGGAAAACAAAAGAAAAAAGCCTCAAAAGAAAGTGTTATGGAGCTATTAAGTATTGAGCCTATGGAAATAGAGATAGGATACAGGTTAGTTCCTCTTTTAGATATAGAGCAAGGTGGGGATTTATTAGAAAGAATATCTCAAATCAGAAGACAAACCGCTCTTGATTTCGGAATAATTTTACCCTCTATAAGGGTGCGTGATAATCTACAGCTTGCACCAAATGCCTACCAGATTAAGTTAAAGGGAATTCCTATTGAAGCAGGTGAAGTTTATGCCGACAGATATCTTGCTATGAATGCAGGTGCTGGACAAAGTGATCCGAATTTAAGAGGCATTTCAGCAGTTGAGCCTGCTTTTGGACTACCTGCATTATGGATAGAAGATAAAGATAAAGAATATGCCGAGTCTAATGGTTATACGGTAGTTAGTCCTTCTGCTGTTGTTTCAACCCATTTAACAGAGGTTATCAAAAAAAATGCAGCAGACATCTTAACAAGATCAGATGTTCAGACACTTCTTGATAATGTCAAAAAATACTCAGAAGCGTTAGTAGATGATTTAGTTAAGGAAAGTAATGTCTCAATCGCCGAAATTCAAACTATTTTGCAGAATTTACTCAAAGAAAGGATCTCAATCAGAGATTTACAAAGTATCTTGGAAACAATAAGCGCATACAGTAAAGTTAGCAAAAATCTGGATTTTCTAACTGAGCAATGCAGGATATCGCTTGCAAGAAGTATTTGTAAACAAAATCTAAGTGATGCAGGAGAACTTCTTGCAATAACACTAGCTCCTGATGTTGAAAACACAATTGCTGCAGGAATAAGCGCTGATGGGCAGAGCTTAAGTCTCGATCCAAGCTTTACTAGAAATCTTATAGATAATCTTAATAGCGAAATAGAAAAAGCCTTAACCAATACCGGAAATCAGCCAGTTATACTTTGCAGTGCGCCAATAAGGATAGCATTTAGACGATTAATCGAAAGAACTTTTCCACAAATAAGCGTTATGTCTTATAACGAAGTAGCACCAAATACAAATGCTAAGTCTGTTGGTATTGTTAGAGTTCCTTCCATTCCTTCATCATTATAA
- a CDS encoding flagellar biosynthetic protein FliR, with protein sequence MIVFILVISRISGMLATAPLFSTFPIPMPVKASLATLTAFIIYPIVLQYSDFPIPHDLISLSLMVTKELFIGILIGFCTQLIFIGIQIGGQLLSMQMGLAIAETLDPVTSQQVPIIGQFYLYIASLAFIHLDGPHWLFSTIFSTYKSIPMGLSFEFTADITQKVLIFTSQIFAIAFGIVMPLFSILFIIDIALGFVSKIMPQMNIFMVSIPLKIILGIIIMNLFLPTTAVYLTNLISQLLETLGNIFI encoded by the coding sequence ATGATTGTTTTCATTCTAGTTATCTCCAGAATAAGCGGAATGTTAGCTACTGCACCCTTATTTTCAACTTTCCCAATTCCTATGCCAGTAAAAGCAAGCTTAGCAACACTAACAGCCTTTATTATTTATCCAATAGTGCTTCAATACTCTGATTTCCCAATCCCACACGATCTGATATCACTATCATTGATGGTAACCAAGGAACTTTTTATCGGAATTTTAATAGGTTTTTGTACACAATTAATCTTTATCGGAATCCAGATTGGAGGTCAATTATTAAGCATGCAAATGGGATTAGCAATAGCAGAAACACTTGATCCAGTAACCAGTCAACAGGTTCCTATTATCGGACAATTCTATTTGTATATAGCAAGTTTGGCCTTTATTCATTTAGATGGCCCACATTGGCTGTTTAGTACTATATTCTCAACTTACAAATCAATTCCCATGGGATTAAGCTTTGAATTTACTGCTGATATAACTCAAAAGGTACTAATATTTACCAGTCAAATATTTGCTATAGCCTTTGGAATAGTGATGCCCTTATTCTCAATACTATTTATAATTGATATTGCACTGGGTTTTGTCTCAAAAATAATGCCTCAGATGAATATTTTTATGGTAAGTATCCCATTAAAAATAATTCTTGGAATAATAATTATGAATTTATTCTTGCCAACCACAGCGGTTTATTTAACTAACTTAATATCACAATTATTAGAAACATTAGGAAATATATTTATTTAA
- a CDS encoding ribulose-phosphate 3-epimerase, with product MNKVIISPSILSADFANLERDIKRIEEAGADWVHVDVMDGHFVPNITIGAPVVKAIRKVTSLPLEVHLMIENPDKYIKDFVDAGSDIITIHQEACSNNLKEILETIRVFGIKAGVSIKPNTPVKVLEVVITNLDLILIMTVEPGFGGQGFIQECLPKIKETRDLLNHYELTDVHIEVDGGINQETAKLVIEAGANALVAGSYIYNSQNIQAAIDSLRC from the coding sequence GTGAATAAAGTTATAATATCTCCATCAATTTTATCAGCTGATTTTGCAAATTTGGAAAGAGACATAAAAAGAATAGAAGAGGCAGGAGCTGATTGGGTGCATGTAGATGTAATGGATGGGCATTTTGTGCCTAATATTACAATAGGAGCTCCGGTAGTAAAGGCTATTCGTAAGGTAACCAGCCTCCCTTTAGAAGTTCATTTAATGATCGAAAACCCTGATAAGTATATAAAAGATTTTGTAGATGCAGGTTCTGATATCATTACAATTCACCAGGAAGCCTGCTCAAATAACCTAAAAGAGATTTTAGAAACAATAAGAGTGTTTGGAATAAAAGCTGGGGTTTCAATTAAACCTAATACACCTGTTAAAGTACTTGAAGTAGTAATAACCAATCTTGATTTAATTCTTATAATGACAGTAGAACCAGGTTTTGGAGGTCAGGGATTTATACAGGAATGCCTGCCTAAAATAAAAGAGACCAGAGATCTACTTAATCACTATGAATTGACAGATGTTCATATTGAAGTAGACGGTGGCATCAATCAGGAAACAGCAAAACTTGTTATAGAAGCTGGAGCTAACGCACTTGTAGCAGGTTCTTATATTTATAATTCACAAAACATTCAAGCTGCAATAGACAGCTTAAGATGCTAA
- a CDS encoding flagellar biosynthetic protein FliQ: MTQLEFITILQTTLTLSLMLSTPILLVCLVVGLIISIFQSVTQIQEATLTFVPKILAGILSIIFLAPWMLEVYINGINEIFAKMAHVVH, translated from the coding sequence ATGACTCAATTAGAATTTATCACTATATTACAGACAACATTAACACTATCATTAATGCTGTCCACCCCAATCCTTCTTGTTTGCCTTGTAGTTGGTTTAATAATTAGCATTTTTCAATCAGTTACACAAATTCAAGAAGCTACTCTAACTTTTGTACCCAAAATTTTAGCTGGAATATTATCTATTATTTTTCTGGCTCCTTGGATGCTGGAAGTTTATATCAATGGTATAAATGAAATTTTCGCCAAAATGGCACACGTAGTACATTAA